From the Candidatus Methanoplasma cognatum genome, one window contains:
- a CDS encoding 30S ribosomal protein S7 — MSENVAQKALIFGKYDTSEVVINDGGLAKYIDLTPTNVPHSGGKHANKWFGKSKLSIVERLINNIMRTEKYTGKKMKAYKTVSQAFDIVAQKTKKNPLQILVEGLENTAPREEVTRLQFGGISVPKAVDISPQRRLDIAIRNISTGVVRASSKSKKPIHECLADEIMLAAKGDMTSFAVAKKEEIERVAQSAR; from the coding sequence ATGTCGGAGAACGTTGCACAGAAAGCGCTCATATTCGGAAAGTACGACACGTCCGAGGTCGTCATCAACGACGGCGGGTTGGCAAAATACATAGACCTAACACCCACAAACGTGCCTCACTCGGGCGGAAAGCATGCCAACAAGTGGTTCGGCAAATCCAAACTGAGCATAGTAGAGAGATTGATAAACAACATAATGAGGACCGAAAAGTACACCGGGAAAAAGATGAAGGCGTACAAGACGGTCTCTCAGGCATTCGACATAGTTGCGCAAAAGACCAAGAAGAACCCCCTCCAGATACTGGTGGAGGGATTGGAGAACACGGCGCCCCGCGAAGAGGTGACCAGACTCCAGTTCGGAGGCATATCGGTGCCCAAAGCGGTGGACATCTCCCCTCAGAGGAGGCTTGACATCGCAATAAGGAACATCTCCACAGGCGTCGTCAGGGCCTCTTCCAAGAGCAAGAAGCCCATACACGAGTGTCTGGCCGACGAGATAATGCTGGCGGCAAAGGGCGACATGACATCGTTCGCGGTCGCCAAGAAGGAAGAGATCGAGAGGGTCGCGCAGTCGGCCAGGTGA
- the rpsJ gene encoding 30S ribosomal protein S10, with protein sequence MSQRARISLSGTDPAKVDSVCAQIKGISQRTGVDIRGPVPLPTKKLRVPCRKSPDGEGSETWDRWEMRIHKRLIDLDADERALRQLMRIQVPDGVNIEIVLRST encoded by the coding sequence ATGTCACAGCGAGCAAGGATCTCACTCAGCGGCACTGACCCGGCAAAGGTTGACAGCGTATGCGCCCAGATCAAGGGGATATCCCAGAGGACCGGCGTGGACATACGCGGACCCGTCCCTCTTCCTACGAAGAAGCTCAGGGTTCCCTGCAGGAAGAGCCCTGATGGAGAAGGAAGCGAGACCTGGGACCGCTGGGAGATGCGCATCCACAAGAGACTGATCGACCTGGATGCCGACGAACGCGCCCTCAGGCAGCTCATGAGGATCCAAGTGCCCGACGGCGTGAACATCGAGATCGTTCTTCGCAGCACCTAA
- a CDS encoding elongation factor EF-2: MGRKEDNIKRATELMVDPANIRNIGTAAHIDHGKTTFSDNLIAGAGMMSAELAGKQCVLDFDEQEAARGITINAASASMVHNFEGKDYLINLIDTPGHVDFGGDVTRAMRALDGVFILCCAVEGIMPQTETVIRQAMKERVRPLLFINKVDRMIVEQQVTKEMMIDKFSKIVAEFNQKIKDTLPAPLNKQWQVSIQDGTVAFGSAYNNWAISATFMQRSKISFSDIFDFCAREGGQKELAKKSPLHEVVLEMAIKHIQNPKDAQKIRIPTIWKGDLGSDIGKQMLACDHNGDVSFMINKIIMDPHAGEVAIGRLFSGTVKKGDVLYISGMPNAQRVQTVALMVGADRIMIDDVVAGNIAAVTGLKDAIAGSTVSSLKEMDPFEKMAHYSEPVVTKAIEAKNMKDLPKLVEVLRTIAKADPSLNIEINNETGEHLMSGMGELHLEITEYRIVKEQGVEIVSSAPIVVYQECIKGKNTNPFEGKSPNKHNKFYFLVEPLEEAVVEAIHKGEIDPDAKIKDQKAMAKQLEELGLEKEEAKGIVMFKNSNMLLDNTKGIQYLHETMELVKQAFEEAMMRGPLAGEKSAGVKVKLMDAKLHEDTIHRGPAQVIPAVRDGIYGSMCEAGRTLLEPVQKVFINVPPDYMGGAVNLINQRRGTILEMGQDGTYSIVSAECPVADMFGFASDIRGSTQGRALWSTENAGFKQLPPELQKKVVTEIRTRKGMSPEPYDARYYSSL, encoded by the coding sequence ATGGGACGTAAAGAAGACAACATCAAAAGAGCGACGGAACTGATGGTGGATCCGGCAAACATAAGGAACATCGGTACCGCGGCGCACATAGATCACGGTAAGACGACATTCTCGGACAACCTCATAGCGGGGGCAGGCATGATGTCCGCCGAGCTGGCGGGGAAGCAGTGCGTTCTCGACTTCGACGAGCAGGAGGCGGCCAGAGGTATAACCATCAACGCCGCGAGCGCGTCAATGGTCCACAACTTTGAGGGCAAGGATTATCTGATAAACCTTATCGACACCCCCGGTCACGTTGACTTCGGAGGGGACGTCACAAGGGCGATGAGAGCGCTGGACGGAGTGTTCATACTCTGCTGCGCAGTAGAAGGCATAATGCCTCAGACGGAAACTGTCATAAGGCAGGCCATGAAAGAGAGGGTAAGGCCGCTTCTGTTCATCAACAAGGTAGACAGGATGATAGTCGAGCAGCAGGTCACGAAGGAGATGATGATAGATAAGTTCTCCAAGATCGTCGCTGAGTTCAACCAGAAGATAAAGGACACCCTCCCCGCGCCGCTCAACAAGCAGTGGCAGGTGAGCATACAGGACGGTACGGTGGCATTCGGGTCAGCGTACAACAACTGGGCCATATCCGCAACGTTCATGCAGAGATCGAAGATATCATTCAGCGATATATTCGACTTCTGCGCAAGAGAGGGCGGCCAGAAAGAGCTGGCCAAGAAATCACCGCTTCATGAGGTGGTCCTTGAGATGGCCATCAAGCACATACAGAACCCCAAGGACGCGCAGAAGATCCGCATACCCACGATCTGGAAAGGAGATCTAGGCTCGGATATAGGCAAGCAGATGCTGGCCTGCGATCACAACGGCGACGTATCATTCATGATAAACAAGATCATAATGGACCCCCATGCGGGAGAGGTAGCGATCGGAAGGCTGTTCTCAGGCACAGTGAAGAAAGGGGACGTCCTCTACATATCCGGTATGCCAAATGCACAGAGGGTGCAGACGGTCGCGCTGATGGTAGGCGCGGACAGGATAATGATCGACGATGTGGTCGCAGGCAACATAGCGGCGGTCACAGGCCTCAAGGACGCCATCGCAGGCTCGACGGTGTCCTCGCTGAAAGAGATGGATCCGTTCGAGAAAATGGCCCACTATTCGGAGCCGGTGGTCACGAAAGCGATCGAGGCAAAGAATATGAAGGACCTCCCCAAACTGGTCGAAGTTCTGAGGACAATCGCCAAGGCAGATCCGTCACTCAACATTGAGATCAACAACGAGACAGGGGAGCACCTCATGTCAGGTATGGGCGAGCTGCACCTTGAGATAACAGAATACCGCATCGTGAAGGAGCAGGGCGTGGAGATCGTTTCCTCGGCGCCCATCGTGGTCTATCAGGAGTGCATAAAAGGAAAGAACACCAACCCCTTCGAAGGCAAGTCGCCGAACAAGCACAACAAGTTCTACTTCCTGGTGGAGCCTCTGGAGGAGGCGGTCGTCGAAGCCATTCATAAAGGCGAGATAGACCCCGACGCAAAGATAAAAGATCAGAAGGCGATGGCAAAACAGCTTGAGGAGCTCGGCCTTGAAAAGGAAGAGGCCAAAGGCATAGTGATGTTCAAGAACAGCAACATGCTGCTGGACAACACAAAAGGTATCCAGTATCTCCATGAGACGATGGAGCTGGTGAAGCAGGCCTTCGAAGAGGCGATGATGAGAGGCCCTCTCGCAGGCGAGAAGTCCGCCGGAGTGAAGGTAAAACTGATGGATGCGAAACTCCATGAGGATACCATCCACAGAGGGCCGGCGCAGGTCATCCCGGCGGTCAGGGACGGAATATACGGTTCGATGTGCGAGGCCGGAAGGACCCTCCTCGAACCGGTACAGAAAGTATTCATCAATGTTCCGCCTGACTATATGGGCGGGGCGGTGAACCTCATCAACCAGCGCCGCGGAACCATATTGGAAATGGGGCAGGACGGGACGTACTCCATAGTATCCGCCGAATGCCCCGTGGCAGACATGTTCGGATTCGCGTCGGATATACGCGGGTCTACACAGGGCCGCGCTCTCTGGTCCACAGAGAACGCGGGTTTCAAACAGTTGCCGCCTGAGTTACAGAAGAAGGTCGTCACGGAGATCAGGACCCGCAAGGGAATGAGCCCCGAGCCATATGACGCCCGCTACTACTCAAGCCTGTAA
- the tuf gene encoding translation elongation factor EF-1 subunit alpha produces the protein MAEKEHMNLVIIGHVDHGKSTLTGRILLETGAIEPHLVEKYRKEAEEKGKGSFYFAWVMDGLKEERERGVTIDVAHKKFYTDKYYFTVIDAPGHRDFVKNMITGTSQADAAVITCSAIEGPQAQTKEHVFLATTLGVRQIIVAINKMDAVKYEEAKYKEAVDAMSKLMQMVGIKTDTVSFVPVSAMAGDNVKTKSANTPWYKGPTLIEALNTLKVPEKQTDKPLRMPIQDVYTITGIGTVPVGRIETGVLKPNMKIMFEPSHVPGEVKSIEMHHEQLPSAGPGDNVGFNVRGVAKNDVRRGDVAGPVDNPPTVAKQFTAQIVVLNHPSAITVGYTPVFHCHTTQTACRFVELVKTIDPKSGQVKAENPPFLKTGDIAVVKVEPTKPMVIETAKEFPPLGRFAIRDMGQTVAAGMCIEVQKAN, from the coding sequence ATGGCAGAGAAAGAGCACATGAACCTGGTCATCATCGGTCACGTCGACCACGGAAAGTCCACCCTCACGGGAAGGATCCTTCTGGAAACCGGCGCTATCGAGCCCCACCTGGTAGAGAAATATAGGAAAGAGGCGGAGGAGAAAGGAAAAGGGTCCTTCTACTTCGCATGGGTCATGGACGGCCTGAAGGAAGAGAGGGAGAGAGGAGTCACCATTGATGTGGCACACAAGAAATTCTACACCGACAAGTATTATTTCACAGTCATCGACGCCCCCGGCCACCGCGACTTCGTTAAGAACATGATCACCGGAACCTCGCAGGCGGACGCAGCGGTCATAACCTGCTCCGCGATAGAGGGACCTCAGGCACAGACCAAAGAACACGTCTTCCTCGCGACCACCCTCGGCGTGAGACAGATCATCGTTGCCATCAACAAGATGGATGCGGTGAAGTACGAGGAGGCAAAATACAAAGAGGCCGTCGACGCGATGAGCAAGCTCATGCAGATGGTCGGCATCAAGACCGACACAGTGTCCTTCGTCCCCGTATCGGCAATGGCGGGAGACAATGTCAAGACAAAATCGGCCAACACCCCGTGGTACAAGGGACCCACCCTTATCGAGGCCCTCAATACACTCAAAGTTCCCGAGAAGCAGACGGACAAGCCCCTCAGGATGCCGATCCAGGATGTCTACACCATCACAGGTATCGGAACCGTTCCCGTAGGAAGGATCGAGACCGGCGTACTGAAGCCGAACATGAAGATCATGTTCGAGCCCTCTCATGTGCCGGGTGAGGTCAAATCCATCGAGATGCACCACGAACAGCTGCCCTCCGCAGGCCCCGGCGACAATGTCGGGTTCAATGTGCGCGGCGTAGCTAAGAACGATGTCAGGAGAGGAGACGTAGCCGGCCCGGTGGACAACCCCCCGACCGTCGCAAAGCAGTTCACGGCGCAGATCGTCGTCCTGAACCACCCCTCCGCCATAACCGTCGGATACACCCCCGTGTTCCACTGCCACACCACTCAGACGGCCTGCAGGTTCGTTGAGCTGGTGAAGACCATTGACCCCAAGAGCGGTCAGGTCAAAGCGGAGAACCCGCCCTTCCTTAAGACAGGCGACATCGCCGTCGTCAAGGTAGAGCCGACGAAGCCGATGGTAATCGAGACTGCAAAAGAATTCCCGCCGCTCGGAAGGTTCGCCATCCGTGACATGGGTCAGACCGTCGCTGCCGGTATGTGCATCGAGGTCCAGAAGGCCAACTGA